One genomic segment of Verrucomicrobiota bacterium includes these proteins:
- a CDS encoding phytoene desaturase encodes MTTCTPAVAPSSAERPGPQLRAAVIGSGFGGLAAAIRLQARGYQVHLFEMRDKPGGRAYVYEQDGFTFDAGPTIITAPFLIEELFTLAGRNLADYLRIVPCDPYYRILFPDGRRFDYTGDESRILAEIEKFNRADVAGYRRFVRQSEAIFRRAFVDLADRPFSTFRDMARIAPDLIRLRSHESVYGLICRYLQDPQLRQVFSFHPLLIGGNPFQASSIYSMIHFLERKWGVHFAMGGTGAVVNALVQLFREMGGVLHLNSPVSQILVERGRATGIRTAGGAEFRTALVVSNGDTANTYRKLIAPEWRRKWTDQRLQRMRYSMGLFVVYFGTDRTYPDLAHHTIILTERYGELLKDIFSRKVLASDFSVYLHAPTRTDPTLAPPGCECFYVLSPVPNLQGRVDWAGVKEAYAEQILASLERWCPDLRRHIVTRRIMTPADFEYELDAYAGSAFQFEPVLTQSAWFRPHNVSEDVQALYFTGAGTHPGAGLPGVLCSAKVLDRVVPAPGATAGLSSTRRDILA; translated from the coding sequence ATGACAACGTGCACGCCAGCGGTCGCACCTTCATCAGCCGAACGGCCTGGCCCTCAGCTCCGGGCGGCGGTGATCGGGAGCGGTTTTGGCGGGTTGGCGGCCGCGATTCGTCTGCAGGCGCGCGGCTACCAGGTCCACCTGTTCGAAATGCGGGATAAACCGGGCGGCCGGGCGTACGTTTATGAACAGGACGGGTTTACGTTTGATGCAGGTCCCACCATTATTACGGCGCCATTCCTGATCGAGGAACTGTTCACGCTCGCTGGGCGAAACCTCGCCGATTACCTGCGGATCGTCCCCTGCGACCCGTATTACCGAATCCTTTTTCCTGACGGCCGCCGGTTTGATTACACCGGCGACGAAAGCCGCATCCTCGCCGAAATTGAGAAGTTCAACCGTGCTGACGTCGCGGGTTACCGCCGGTTTGTCCGGCAATCTGAGGCGATCTTCCGGCGTGCGTTCGTGGACCTGGCTGACCGGCCATTCTCGACTTTCCGGGACATGGCCAGAATTGCGCCGGATCTTATCCGCCTGCGCTCGCACGAATCGGTCTACGGGCTGATCTGCCGTTACCTGCAGGACCCGCAACTGCGCCAGGTGTTCAGCTTTCACCCCTTGTTAATCGGCGGCAACCCGTTTCAGGCAAGTTCGATCTATTCAATGATTCACTTTCTGGAGCGGAAGTGGGGGGTGCATTTCGCGATGGGCGGCACCGGGGCAGTGGTTAACGCTCTGGTGCAACTCTTTCGCGAGATGGGCGGCGTGCTGCACCTGAACTCGCCGGTGTCGCAGATCCTGGTGGAGCGGGGACGCGCGACCGGGATACGGACGGCCGGCGGCGCCGAGTTCCGCACCGCGCTGGTCGTGTCAAACGGGGATACGGCGAACACCTACCGAAAACTGATCGCGCCGGAGTGGCGCCGGAAGTGGACCGACCAACGCCTGCAAAGGATGCGCTATTCAATGGGCCTGTTTGTCGTGTACTTCGGCACGGACCGCACCTACCCCGACCTGGCCCACCACACGATCATCCTGACCGAGCGTTACGGCGAGTTGCTCAAGGACATTTTCAGCCGCAAGGTTCTGGCCTCCGACTTTTCAGTCTACCTGCACGCACCGACCCGGACTGACCCGACGCTGGCACCGCCGGGCTGTGAATGCTTCTATGTCCTTTCACCGGTGCCGAATCTGCAGGGGCGCGTGGACTGGGCCGGCGTCAAGGAAGCGTATGCCGAGCAAATTCTGGCCTCGTTGGAACGGTGGTGCCCGGATCTGCGCCGTCATATCGTCACACGGCGCATCATGACGCCTGCGGACTTTGAGTACGAACTTGATGCATACGCAGGATCTGCGTTCCAGTTCGAACCGGTTCTCACGCAGAGCGCCTGGTTCCGACCCCATAACGTCAGTGAAGATGTGCAGGCGCTCTATTTCACTGGCGCCGGTACCCATCCCGGGGCGGGCCTGCCGGGGGTGCTCTGCAGCGCCAAAGTGTTGGACCGGGTGGTGCCGGCGCCGGGGGCGACGGCGGGTTTAAGCTCGACCCGCCGGGACATTCTGGCATGA